The Streptomyces sp. NBC_01298 genome contains the following window.
TCCGTTCGCACAACCCGTTCTCACGCAAACCAGGGACGGGCCCCCTTCTGAGAACTATGTTGTGAGAACATCCGGTTCATGACGGACCCTCAGGAACCTGCCCCGGCCGACGCGGCCGACGTCGAGCGCCACCCGTGCCCGCGGTGCGCGGCCGAGCCGGGCTCCCCGTGCCGGTCGCGCGGCGGCGCCGTCGCTGGGACCTACCACACCGGCCGGTTCACCAAGGTGCCCCGCCTTGCGAAGCTGCTGCGGGTCCAGACCCCGGCCGACCGCGGTCCCGGCCAGCCCTGGCGGCCCGGCACCCCGCCTCCGACCCCCCTCGACCCGGACACCCCGACCGCGGACATCCGCATCGGCTACGCCCGCTGCTCCACCCTCGGCCAGGAACTCGCCTCCCAGCTCGACGCCCTCGCCAAGCACGGCATCCCCCGGGAGAAGGTCTTCAGCGAGAAGATCAGCACCCGCATCCGGGTCCGCCCCCAGTTCGAGGCCGCGCTCGCCACCGCCCGCGAGGTCAAGGCGCACGCCCCGCACTGCCGCGTCATCTTCACCGTCTACGAGATGAAGCGGCTCGGCCGGGACGCCGCCGAACTCACGGCGCTCGCCGACCACCTCACCGCCCA
Protein-coding sequences here:
- a CDS encoding recombinase family protein translates to MTDPQEPAPADAADVERHPCPRCAAEPGSPCRSRGGAVAGTYHTGRFTKVPRLAKLLRVQTPADRGPGQPWRPGTPPPTPLDPDTPTADIRIGYARCSTLGQELASQLDALAKHGIPREKVFSEKISTRIRVRPQFEAALATAREVKAHAPHCRVIFTVYEMKRLGRDAAELTALADHLTAHGLVLEMLAGPLPGMYDPSGPGRLLFAFFAAMAETERESIRESTLEGLDTTARKGKHGGRPPVITDDMLHTVLRRRAAGESVEQIQPDLFIPTGKRKGQNPSAASIYRALAEHAKREAYPEAIEAARADFAVLQDAADVPRPRPARILTTGAEQ